In a single window of the Danio aesculapii chromosome 20, fDanAes4.1, whole genome shotgun sequence genome:
- the si:dkey-121j17.6 gene encoding uncharacterized protein si:dkey-121j17.6 encodes MANKQLALQVVCALICSEKQKQKKKKKRIWKRNYVERRGRPAPAALTRELKEETMTPNAGLKDLPWMTSEEFEFLLSMVGPLITKQHTKMRRAITAKDRLYVTLLFLATGETFSSLSAQYKIGASTTSQIVMETCVALYQVMKTDYLKTPSTEAEWRAVAHDFESKWQFPHCLGALGGKRIYIQPPAKTGTFDNYKGRCFVTATAAVDANYKFIYISVDTHVMASDAGPFAQSGLCKWMDSGLLNCPPPEPLANSDLKIPYMFVGDETYPLRPDLMKPYPSKPTDRSQQILNYRLSRAQRAADNAFGILANRCRFLRNTIYLEPEKVLKILTASLCIHNFLLERRSEAYAPPGLADWEKEDHSLVEGTWRDKGTGSLQPAEQKRECNASVTAKMQQNFLCDYFVSPAGCVPWQEQHISNEGELVFVTV; translated from the exons ATGGCTAACAAGCAACTTGCGCTGCAGGTAGTCTGCGCGCTGATTTGCAGCGAAAAACaaaagcagaaaaagaaaaagaagcgAATATGGAAGAGAAATTATGTGGAGAGAAGAGGCCGACCAGCACCGGCTGCTCTGACCCGCGAGCTGAAGGAGGAGACG ATGACACCGAATGCTGGGTTAAAAGATCTGCCGTGGATGACATCAGAGGAGTTTGAGTTCCTGCTCAGCATGGTCGGACCCCTCATAACCAAACAACATACGAAGATGAGACGGGCAATAACCGCTAAAGACCGCCTGTATGTGACCTTGCTGTTTTTGGCAACAG GTGAAACGTTCAGTTCGCTCAGTGCACAGTACAAGATTGGAGCCAGCACTACTTCGCAGATAGTTATGGAGACCTGCGTTGCGTTGTACCAAGTCATGAAAACAGACTATCTGAAG ACGCCATCGACAGAGGCAGAATGGAGGGCAGTAGCTCATGACTTTGAATCGAAATGGCAATTTCCACACTGCTTAGGTGCCCTTGGTGGAAAACGCATCTATATACAACCTCCAGCAAAAACGGGCACCTTCGATAACTATAAGGGCAGATGCTTTGTGACTGCAACGGCTGCAGTGGATGCAAATTACAAATTCATCTACATCAGTGTGGATACACATGTGATGGCGTCTGATGCTGGACCCTTCGCTCAGTCGGGCTTGTGCAAATGGATGGATTCAGGTCTGCTGAACTGTCCTCCACCTGAACCGTTGGCCAACAGTGACCTGAAGATACCGTACATGTTTGTGGGGGATGAGACTTATCCTTTGAGGCCTGACTTGATGAAGCCGTATCCAAGCAAACCGACCGACCGCAGTCAGCAGATTCTGAACTACCGTCTTTCCAGGGCACAGAGAGCGGCGGACAATGCTTTTGGCATTCTGGCGAACAGATGTAGGTTTTTGAGGAACACTATATATTTGGAGCCAGAAAAGGTGCTTAAGATACTTACGGCGTCTCTGTGCATTCATAACTTCCTCCTGGAGCGCAGGTCTGAAGCATATGCACCTCCAGGTCTTGCAGACTGGGAGAAAGAGGACCACAGCTTAGTTGAAGGAACTTGGAGGGATAAAGGGACCGGGTCTTTACAGCCGGCGGAGCAAAAGAGGGAATGCAACgcatcagttacagcaaaaatgcAACAAAACTTTCTGTGTGACTATTTTGTCTCGCCTGCTGGTTGTGTTCCTTGGCAGGAGCAACACATCAGCAATGAGGGCGAACTCGTGTTCGTCACAGTTTAG